CGATCTCTTTGAGAGTGAGCCCGTGGTGATGGAGCCGCCGTATTGCTTCGAACCGCGGCAACGGCTTCCGCCGGGTAGCGTCCCCTCAAGGTCAATGGTGAGAAACGATGTGATCCGTCTTGTCGCAACAGATGACCGTCGCGCAGCCGAGCGTCTCGACGGCGGGCAGCCGGCGCACGATGGCGTGAGCCCGGATCATCCGCTGGACGCCGAGCGCGAGGGCGATCGTCACGATCGCGGGGAGCCCCTCCGGGATCGCGGCCACGGCCAGGCCGACACCGGT
This is a stretch of genomic DNA from Clostridia bacterium. It encodes these proteins:
- a CDS encoding HAD-IC family P-type ATPase codes for the protein RETEMGRIAGMIEGAAAPETPLQRRLAQLGAILVGACLLVSAAVFGAGVWQGRDPYLMFFTGVGLAVAAIPEGLPAIVTIALALGVQRMIRAHAIVRRLPAVETLGCATVICCDKTDHIVSHH